From the genome of Geoglobus ahangari, one region includes:
- a CDS encoding ketopantoate reductase family protein: MKIQIMGAGALGSLFGALLLKAGFDVVFVARGEQLKALQSRGLEVSGLMEEHFDVTAVSEPVDADLVFLTVKAYDTENAARQLEKVRFRAICSLQNGVGNEDILARHFDNVVGGVTTYGANLREPGHVIYAGEGMTLLGNFKGSGAEDFELVLREAGVNVEVVEDIERRIWEKACINAVINPITAVCRVRNGKIVEVPELWDVARRIAGECREVMSRMGYDVDVERAAKDVAVRTSMNRSSMLQDIEKGRRTEIEFINGAFVRKAREFGIDATYNEIMVKLVRGIELGVD, encoded by the coding sequence ATGAAGATCCAGATAATGGGTGCCGGTGCCCTCGGAAGCCTGTTCGGTGCGCTTCTGCTCAAAGCAGGATTCGACGTGGTTTTTGTTGCGAGGGGCGAGCAGCTGAAGGCTCTGCAGAGTAGAGGGCTGGAGGTATCAGGGCTAATGGAGGAGCACTTCGACGTCACAGCCGTCAGCGAACCCGTGGACGCCGATCTGGTGTTTCTGACAGTCAAAGCCTACGACACCGAGAATGCCGCGAGGCAGCTTGAGAAGGTGAGGTTCAGGGCGATCTGCAGCCTCCAGAATGGGGTTGGGAATGAAGATATTCTCGCAAGGCACTTCGACAACGTGGTTGGGGGCGTGACAACCTATGGAGCGAACCTGAGGGAGCCGGGACACGTAATCTACGCCGGGGAGGGCATGACGCTCCTCGGGAACTTCAAGGGCAGCGGAGCAGAGGACTTCGAGCTCGTCCTCAGAGAGGCCGGGGTGAACGTTGAAGTCGTCGAGGACATAGAGCGCAGGATATGGGAGAAGGCATGCATAAACGCGGTCATCAACCCGATCACGGCGGTCTGCAGGGTCAGGAACGGGAAGATCGTCGAGGTGCCGGAGCTGTGGGATGTCGCGAGGAGGATAGCGGGGGAGTGCAGAGAAGTTATGAGCAGGATGGGCTACGACGTTGATGTTGAGAGAGCTGCAAAAGATGTTGCGGTGAGGACGAGCATGAACAGGTCCTCCATGCTCCAGGACATCGAGAAGGGGAGAAGGACTGAGATAGAGTTCATAAACGGGGCGTTCGTGAGGAAGGCGAGGGAGTTCGGGATTGACGCCACGTACAACGAGATCATGGTAAAGCTCGTTAGGGGGATTGAGCTTGGAGTGGATTGA
- a CDS encoding COG2426 family protein — translation MEWIDVLVISMLPISELRGAIPYAAIKGLPPAEAYVVSVIGNFLPVPFILFVLHRVEGLIRRIPLIGRLYEYALSLAEKRRGAVERYGYPGLTLFVAIPLPVTGAWTGSLIAFLLGLNGRKAMLFILLGIMVAGVIVLSTAYGIKFIIFS, via the coding sequence TTGGAGTGGATTGACGTTCTGGTAATCTCAATGCTCCCGATCTCTGAGCTGAGGGGCGCGATACCCTACGCGGCGATAAAGGGACTTCCCCCCGCTGAGGCGTACGTGGTCTCCGTAATCGGGAACTTTCTTCCCGTCCCCTTCATCCTTTTCGTCCTCCACAGGGTCGAGGGGCTGATAAGGAGGATTCCCCTGATCGGGAGGCTCTACGAGTACGCTCTAAGCCTTGCTGAAAAGAGGAGGGGTGCTGTCGAGAGGTACGGTTACCCCGGGCTCACACTCTTCGTGGCCATTCCGCTGCCGGTTACAGGAGCGTGGACTGGCAGCCTGATAGCGTTTCTCCTCGGGCTTAACGGCAGGAAGGCGATGCTGTTCATCCTGCTGGGGATAATGGTCGCCGGAGTAATCGTGCTCTCAACAGCATACGGGATTAAGTTCATTATTTTCAGTTAA
- a CDS encoding CBS domain-containing protein, which yields MTADIPVKEIMTREVCTVSKEDSVLNASRKMIEYGVGSVVVVEDSKPIGIVTERDIIVKVVSRNRVPAEVTVEEVMNYPLITVTPETSAREAGMIMLRKGIRRLPVVNGDALVGIVTDTDLLSYSIDLGEYMGLIREETYVREEVEVGKCEKCGRIAELIDADGMKVCEDCYETI from the coding sequence ATGACAGCAGACATCCCAGTCAAGGAGATAATGACACGAGAGGTCTGTACGGTCTCAAAGGAGGACTCTGTGCTCAACGCTTCCAGAAAGATGATAGAGTACGGCGTCGGGAGCGTTGTTGTCGTTGAGGACTCGAAGCCCATTGGAATCGTGACCGAGAGGGACATAATAGTCAAGGTAGTGTCGAGGAACAGGGTTCCGGCAGAGGTGACGGTCGAGGAGGTCATGAACTACCCGCTCATCACCGTCACGCCAGAAACCAGCGCGAGAGAGGCTGGGATGATCATGCTCAGGAAGGGCATAAGGAGGCTCCCTGTCGTTAACGGAGATGCGCTCGTCGGCATCGTGACCGACACTGACCTGCTCTCATACTCCATAGACCTCGGAGAGTACATGGGGCTGATAAGGGAGGAGACCTACGTCAGAGAGGAGGTCGAAGTCGGCAAGTGCGAGAAGTGCGGCAGAATAGCCGAGCTGATAGACGCAGACGGCATGAAGGTCTGCGAGGACTGCTATGAGACGATCTGA
- a CDS encoding CBS domain-containing protein, producing MVKNSRFGSVMDLASTNVITIPPTSTIMTSMKTMVKYSFRRVPIADAGTKRLEGIVTSMDILDFLGGGDRHRLVKDKYMGNLIAAVNEEVREIMEKNVMSVHYSSSWEDALELMLQHNVGGAPIVDDEDSIVGIITERDIMVFLASRARYDGRVKDFMTRGVITAEPETSIEDAIKLMVSKRFRRLPVVKDGILLGLLTSSTLVHYFSGEAFKKLITGNAEDVLSQPITTILNNEKVLKYREPLVVHPEDSVTDVVRKMIEKNQAAALVVKDTLEGIITERDLMKFLCTVKC from the coding sequence ATGGTCAAGAACAGCAGGTTCGGATCGGTTATGGATCTCGCCTCGACCAACGTCATCACGATCCCGCCCACATCAACGATAATGACCTCAATGAAGACCATGGTCAAGTACAGCTTCAGGAGGGTGCCCATAGCAGATGCGGGAACGAAGAGGCTTGAGGGCATCGTCACGAGCATGGACATCCTCGACTTCCTTGGAGGAGGGGACAGGCACAGACTCGTCAAGGACAAGTACATGGGCAACCTGATCGCAGCCGTTAACGAGGAGGTCAGGGAGATAATGGAGAAGAACGTCATGAGCGTCCACTACTCAAGCTCATGGGAGGACGCTTTAGAGCTCATGCTCCAGCACAACGTCGGCGGAGCGCCGATAGTTGACGACGAGGACTCGATTGTGGGTATAATAACCGAGAGAGACATAATGGTCTTCCTCGCCTCGAGGGCGAGGTACGATGGCAGGGTTAAGGACTTCATGACGAGGGGTGTCATCACCGCCGAGCCGGAGACGAGCATAGAGGACGCAATAAAGCTCATGGTCAGCAAGAGGTTCAGGAGGCTGCCGGTGGTCAAGGACGGGATTCTGCTCGGCCTGCTCACATCCTCAACACTCGTCCACTACTTCTCGGGCGAGGCGTTCAAGAAGCTGATAACCGGCAACGCTGAGGACGTGCTCTCACAGCCGATAACCACGATACTCAACAACGAGAAGGTGCTGAAGTACAGGGAGCCGCTCGTCGTTCACCCGGAGGACAGCGTAACCGACGTCGTCAGGAAGATGATCGAGAAGAATCAGGCCGCTGCGCTCGTCGTGAAGGACACGCTCGAGGGGATAATCACAGAGAGAGACCTGATGAAGTTCCTATGCACGGTAAAGTGCTGA
- a CDS encoding RNA ligase, which produces MFVSEALGLSRHAGRKLEEKNILRRAFIPHPFFSDVIEALRFDRKFGEIEEGSLVAKTVNGVRVVRGFPKIRRALTLKPTIRKHFEKEVAVEEKMNGYNVRIARFGKNLYAMTRRGYICPYTTEKARELVNPDFFKDHPNLVLCCEAVGEESPFVPKSLYGIERLDFFVFDIREERTNTPLSIEEKIRLCEEYGLKYAPLLGVFDVRTAHEEVREIIERLGREGREGVVMKDPEMRLEPLKYTTSETNAGDLRYAFRYFNDYGKDFMFSRIVREGFQSFEFNESEEEFRERCLRLGMAILEPMVRSIREVAEGGKVVERVRLRFREFEVMNLFLEHMRSTGVDFEVADIRKDGGEIVIWIERIMRSTTDKIRNHLEGNPW; this is translated from the coding sequence ATGTTCGTCTCAGAAGCCCTCGGACTTTCGAGACACGCCGGGAGAAAGCTCGAGGAGAAGAACATACTGAGGCGTGCTTTCATCCCGCACCCCTTCTTTTCTGATGTTATTGAAGCCCTCAGGTTCGACAGGAAGTTTGGAGAGATTGAGGAGGGCAGCCTTGTAGCCAAAACCGTAAACGGCGTTAGGGTCGTCAGGGGCTTTCCCAAGATCAGAAGAGCGCTGACCCTCAAACCGACCATTAGAAAGCACTTCGAGAAGGAGGTTGCGGTCGAGGAGAAGATGAACGGCTACAACGTGAGAATAGCGAGGTTCGGGAAAAACCTCTACGCGATGACCAGAAGAGGGTACATCTGCCCCTACACCACCGAAAAGGCAAGGGAGCTCGTAAACCCGGATTTCTTCAAAGACCATCCGAACCTCGTCCTGTGCTGCGAGGCTGTGGGCGAGGAGTCGCCCTTCGTCCCCAAGAGCCTGTACGGAATAGAGAGGCTCGACTTCTTCGTTTTCGACATCAGGGAGGAGAGAACGAACACACCGCTCAGCATAGAGGAGAAGATAAGGCTCTGCGAGGAGTACGGGCTGAAATACGCACCCCTCCTCGGGGTCTTCGACGTCAGGACGGCGCATGAAGAGGTGAGGGAGATAATAGAGAGGCTCGGCAGGGAGGGAAGAGAGGGCGTGGTGATGAAGGATCCTGAAATGAGGCTCGAGCCGCTGAAGTACACGACCTCCGAGACGAACGCCGGGGATTTGAGGTACGCCTTCAGGTACTTCAACGACTACGGCAAGGACTTCATGTTCTCGAGAATCGTGAGGGAGGGGTTCCAGAGCTTCGAGTTCAACGAGAGCGAGGAGGAGTTCAGGGAGAGGTGCCTGAGGCTCGGGATGGCGATACTGGAGCCCATGGTCAGGAGCATAAGGGAGGTTGCCGAGGGAGGGAAGGTTGTCGAGAGGGTGAGGCTGAGGTTCAGGGAGTTCGAGGTCATGAACCTCTTTCTGGAGCACATGAGAAGCACAGGGGTCGACTTCGAGGTCGCGGACATAAGGAAGGATGGCGGGGAGATAGTGATCTGGATAGAGAGGATCATGAGGAGCACCACGGACAAGATAAGGAACCATCTGGAGGGTAACCCGTGGTGA
- a CDS encoding DUF1464 family protein, whose amino-acid sequence MVSVGIDAGTKSYGVFVLEEGEHYEFSSSKVKESPEDFVEFLQSLDFDVAAGLSGYGLPVKRLYEISEKEFALMTLNFDREQSLGMRRVIELLREKRLNIHTIPAVIHLPTVPDCRKVNRIDMGTYDKVCSVAYVLHEFGVDETFILAELGYGFNAFIAVEEGRIVDGIGGTSGFPGYSSISAIDGELAYLMGRITKDVIFSGGLKSYFEARGKDFDADVFAEWVMKGIRALTAVVDAKKVYLSGRFAGAVAERVGEHFEVVDLSHAGGKVSAIGAAVIANGYAGKEGREVVERLELMRASGTVLDHLTPDVRKRIRFDHNF is encoded by the coding sequence GTGGTGAGCGTTGGGATTGATGCCGGAACTAAAAGCTACGGGGTTTTCGTTCTTGAGGAGGGAGAGCACTACGAGTTCTCCTCTTCCAAGGTCAAGGAGAGCCCCGAGGACTTCGTGGAGTTCCTCCAGTCGCTCGACTTCGACGTTGCCGCTGGTCTCTCAGGCTACGGACTGCCGGTAAAGAGGCTGTACGAGATTTCCGAAAAGGAGTTTGCGCTGATGACTCTGAACTTCGACAGAGAGCAGTCCCTCGGGATGAGGAGGGTTATAGAGCTTCTGAGGGAGAAAAGGCTCAACATCCACACAATTCCGGCGGTGATACACCTCCCAACCGTTCCGGACTGCAGGAAGGTGAACAGGATAGACATGGGCACGTACGACAAGGTGTGCAGCGTGGCATACGTCCTGCACGAGTTTGGTGTGGACGAGACGTTCATCCTCGCCGAGCTCGGATACGGCTTTAACGCGTTCATTGCGGTGGAGGAGGGCAGAATTGTTGACGGAATTGGAGGGACGTCCGGCTTTCCCGGGTACTCCAGCATTTCTGCAATTGACGGGGAGCTCGCCTACCTGATGGGGAGGATCACCAAGGACGTCATCTTCAGCGGGGGCCTTAAGAGCTACTTCGAGGCGAGAGGTAAGGATTTTGATGCAGACGTCTTTGCGGAGTGGGTCATGAAGGGGATAAGGGCGCTTACGGCAGTTGTTGATGCGAAGAAGGTTTATTTGTCCGGCAGGTTCGCCGGTGCGGTCGCAGAAAGGGTTGGAGAGCACTTTGAAGTTGTTGACCTGAGCCACGCTGGTGGTAAGGTCTCGGCAATTGGCGCAGCGGTTATAGCGAACGGTTATGCGGGCAAAGAGGGGAGAGAGGTCGTCGAAAGGCTCGAGCTCATGAGGGCGAGCGGGACGGTTCTCGACCACCTGACCCCAGACGTGAGGAAGAGGATAAGGTTCGATCACAATTTTTAA
- the cofG gene encoding 7,8-didemethyl-8-hydroxy-5-deazariboflavin synthase subunit CofG codes for MIVTYSRNVFIPLTRVCRNKCYYCGFRKDDGLVMEADEVEALLRAAKNSTEALFTFGEGADEFSHVREWLKERGFRDLTDFVVFLNRLAVRHGLLPHTNAGVISREEMRRLKDWNASMGLMLEQAVELECHAESPGKKPEERIRVIREAGRLEIPFTTGILVGIGESREDRLYSLEVIADLADNYGHIQEVIVQNFSPKKGTRMESWPQPSIEDMIDAVRYARRVLPDDVAVQIPPNLVEDITPFVDAGANDIGGISEVTPDYINPEHPWPTLEKIERSLNGKHLLRERLPIHPRFVVEGWYSEALAPLIEAYSDEEGYRC; via the coding sequence GTGATTGTAACCTACTCCCGCAACGTCTTCATCCCCCTCACGAGGGTGTGCCGGAACAAATGCTATTACTGCGGCTTCAGAAAGGACGATGGTCTGGTTATGGAGGCTGATGAGGTGGAGGCTCTTCTGAGGGCAGCTAAGAATTCAACCGAGGCACTATTCACCTTCGGCGAGGGGGCTGACGAGTTCTCCCACGTGAGGGAGTGGCTTAAAGAGAGGGGGTTTAGGGATCTCACGGACTTCGTGGTCTTCCTGAACAGGCTTGCGGTGAGGCACGGCCTACTGCCCCACACGAATGCGGGCGTGATCTCGAGGGAGGAGATGAGGAGGCTGAAGGACTGGAACGCGAGCATGGGCCTGATGCTCGAGCAGGCCGTCGAGCTCGAGTGCCACGCTGAGAGCCCGGGAAAAAAGCCTGAGGAGAGGATAAGGGTTATCAGAGAGGCTGGAAGGCTCGAGATTCCATTCACCACGGGAATCCTCGTGGGGATCGGGGAGAGCAGGGAGGATCGCCTCTACTCTCTCGAGGTTATTGCAGATCTGGCCGACAACTACGGCCACATACAGGAGGTGATCGTGCAAAACTTCTCGCCGAAGAAGGGGACGAGGATGGAGAGCTGGCCGCAGCCGAGCATTGAGGACATGATCGACGCCGTCAGGTACGCAAGGAGGGTTCTGCCAGATGACGTTGCCGTGCAGATCCCGCCAAACCTCGTTGAGGACATAACGCCATTCGTAGATGCCGGAGCGAACGACATAGGCGGGATTTCAGAGGTCACCCCCGACTACATAAACCCGGAGCACCCGTGGCCGACGCTGGAGAAAATCGAAAGGAGTTTAAACGGAAAACATCTCCTAAGGGAGAGGCTACCCATACATCCGAGGTTTGTGGTTGAGGGCTGGTACAGCGAGGCTCTCGCCCCGCTCATCGAGGCGTATTCGGACGAAGAGGGATACAGATGCTGA
- the cofH gene encoding 5-amino-6-(D-ribitylamino)uracil--L-tyrosine 4-hydroxyphenyl transferase CofH, with protein sequence MLKSELREMVKNPYRTMEVANRLREELKGDVVTFVVNRNINFTDICVNSCLFCSYSNRKRFFLSEEEIRRKVREAVEYGCTEVTIQGGLFPNAGVEHYVSILKAVRRESKDIHIHAFSPMEVVHASRNDGVDVEDVLREFRKAGLNSMPGTAAEILVDRVRKVICPDKLTTDEWVEVITTAHSLGIPTTATMMYGHVESWEDRMEHLNLIRQIQEETGGFTEFIPLPFMDRNNRLGEMARSPNGFEDLLVIAVARIVLYPLIENIQASWVKMGRKLAQASLFTGANDVGGTLMEENISKSAGATSGEFMTVEELRELILSAGRIPAERDTLYNLRRVYENRS encoded by the coding sequence ATGCTGAAGTCGGAGCTTAGGGAGATGGTGAAAAACCCCTACAGAACGATGGAGGTAGCCAACAGGCTCAGGGAGGAGCTCAAGGGAGATGTTGTGACCTTCGTTGTCAACAGGAACATAAACTTCACCGACATATGCGTCAACTCCTGCCTCTTCTGCTCATACAGCAACAGGAAGAGGTTTTTCCTGAGCGAGGAGGAGATAAGGAGGAAGGTCAGAGAAGCGGTGGAGTACGGATGCACGGAGGTGACGATTCAGGGAGGCCTATTTCCAAATGCGGGTGTGGAGCACTACGTCAGCATCCTGAAGGCCGTCAGAAGGGAGTCAAAAGACATCCACATCCACGCATTCTCGCCGATGGAGGTCGTGCATGCGAGCAGGAATGACGGTGTGGACGTGGAGGACGTGCTCAGGGAGTTCAGAAAAGCAGGACTGAACTCGATGCCCGGCACGGCAGCGGAGATCCTCGTCGATAGAGTCAGAAAGGTGATCTGCCCGGACAAGCTGACGACGGACGAGTGGGTGGAGGTTATCACGACCGCACACAGCCTCGGCATCCCCACAACCGCGACCATGATGTACGGGCACGTGGAGAGCTGGGAGGACAGGATGGAGCACCTCAACCTGATAAGGCAGATTCAGGAGGAGACCGGTGGCTTCACAGAGTTCATACCCCTTCCGTTCATGGACAGGAACAACAGGCTCGGAGAGATGGCCAGATCCCCCAACGGCTTCGAGGATCTGCTCGTTATAGCCGTGGCGAGGATCGTTCTTTACCCGCTCATCGAGAACATACAGGCGTCGTGGGTCAAGATGGGGAGGAAGCTCGCTCAGGCTTCACTCTTCACCGGGGCGAATGATGTTGGTGGAACGCTCATGGAGGAGAACATATCCAAATCGGCCGGAGCAACAAGCGGAGAGTTCATGACGGTTGAGGAGCTCAGGGAGCTCATACTGTCCGCAGGGAGGATTCCGGCTGAGAGGGACACCCTTTACAACCTCAGGAGGGTTTATGAGAACCGAAGCTAA
- a CDS encoding shikimate kinase: MRTEAKSFAAGTVVNALATLKGVAFGIKLETRVVFREENDLKGFYVLQDGRMERSAIAEKLMRNSGVEGGVFEVESEIPRRSGLGSSSAFMNAMVMAAMKAMEMPLNAEKILRINARISLESGMSYTGAFDDASASLLGGLVFSDNSRMRLYRRDELEGEAVILLPEWERGEVNLREIRRGREEVDRAFRLAMRGELKAAMYLNSMHYCTKLNLPLEPVTAVQHLDVNAGLSGNGPSYVAFGREVEEVVRVWESFGRVIVREIASEPAEEVEVPDSLFTYFEV, encoded by the coding sequence ATGAGAACCGAAGCTAAGAGCTTCGCCGCCGGAACTGTTGTGAACGCGCTCGCAACCCTCAAGGGGGTCGCCTTTGGCATTAAGCTCGAAACTCGCGTCGTTTTCAGGGAGGAGAACGATCTAAAGGGGTTCTACGTCCTTCAGGATGGCAGGATGGAGAGGAGCGCCATCGCTGAGAAGCTGATGAGGAACTCCGGAGTGGAGGGGGGAGTTTTTGAGGTTGAGAGCGAGATCCCGAGGAGGAGCGGGCTGGGGAGCAGCAGCGCCTTCATGAACGCCATGGTAATGGCTGCGATGAAGGCCATGGAGATGCCGCTGAACGCGGAGAAGATCTTGAGGATCAATGCGAGGATCAGCCTCGAGAGCGGGATGAGCTACACCGGTGCGTTTGATGACGCCTCCGCATCCCTGCTCGGTGGACTCGTGTTCTCCGACAACTCGAGGATGAGGCTCTACAGGAGGGACGAGCTTGAGGGCGAGGCGGTGATCCTCCTGCCGGAGTGGGAGAGGGGGGAGGTCAACCTGAGGGAGATAAGGCGCGGAAGAGAGGAAGTGGACAGGGCTTTCAGGCTTGCCATGAGGGGGGAGCTGAAGGCCGCGATGTACCTGAACTCCATGCACTACTGCACCAAGCTGAACCTCCCCCTCGAGCCCGTAACCGCGGTGCAGCACCTCGACGTGAACGCCGGGCTTTCTGGTAACGGACCGAGCTACGTCGCGTTCGGGAGAGAGGTTGAGGAGGTCGTGAGGGTCTGGGAGAGCTTCGGGAGAGTCATTGTTAGGGAAATAGCCTCAGAGCCTGCGGAGGAGGTTGAGGTTCCGGACAGCCTTTTCACGTACTTTGAGGTTTAG
- a CDS encoding ABC transporter permease, with product MYLQLAVRNLGRARVRSALAVIGIIIGVTAITSIGIFGENLKKSVIEGFGDVANELILIPNAREGYKSIDEKVVETIRKAPFTADIIPVKTDAGEVLFRGSKRIVTVYGMDEDAVREMFKAEKGTISLKSGRCVVGWSLAQELEVKVGSKISVGGRIYRVSAILEREGARFDINPNGVIIVSSRDIPAEYSMVIVKLASIDDIEPFKKFVSSTVNLKDERVEIFEMRSILERIDEVFNQINMFLMAIAGISLLVAGVSILNIMLMSTIERTKEIGIMRAIGARKSVILRIFLLEAAILGVAGSVVGAVLSIAGGYAITKLIVGDVGAMLTATTAVFAAEGFLFGVFTAVISGLYPAWRAANLEPIEALRYE from the coding sequence ATGTATCTGCAGCTGGCAGTTAGGAACCTCGGAAGGGCGAGGGTCAGGAGCGCTCTCGCGGTGATCGGGATAATAATCGGAGTCACCGCCATAACCTCCATCGGGATCTTTGGGGAGAATCTGAAGAAGAGCGTGATAGAGGGTTTTGGAGACGTTGCGAACGAGCTGATTCTGATTCCGAACGCGAGGGAAGGGTACAAGAGCATAGACGAAAAGGTTGTGGAGACAATACGGAAGGCACCGTTCACTGCAGATATCATCCCGGTGAAGACCGACGCGGGGGAGGTGCTCTTCAGGGGGAGCAAGAGGATAGTCACGGTCTACGGAATGGATGAGGACGCTGTAAGGGAGATGTTCAAGGCGGAGAAGGGCACGATATCGCTGAAGTCCGGCAGATGCGTGGTTGGGTGGTCTCTCGCTCAGGAGCTTGAGGTGAAGGTGGGAAGCAAGATCTCGGTGGGAGGGAGGATATACAGGGTTTCCGCGATACTCGAGAGGGAGGGGGCGAGGTTCGACATAAACCCGAACGGCGTCATCATAGTGTCGTCAAGGGACATCCCAGCGGAATACTCGATGGTTATAGTCAAGCTGGCGAGCATTGACGACATAGAGCCCTTCAAGAAGTTCGTCTCCTCGACCGTGAACCTGAAGGACGAGAGGGTGGAGATATTCGAGATGCGGTCGATCCTCGAGAGGATAGACGAGGTGTTCAACCAGATAAACATGTTCCTGATGGCGATAGCCGGAATCTCCCTGCTTGTGGCTGGAGTCAGCATCCTGAACATAATGCTCATGTCAACGATAGAGAGAACGAAGGAGATAGGGATAATGAGGGCAATAGGGGCGAGAAAGTCGGTGATACTCAGAATATTCCTGCTCGAGGCGGCAATCCTTGGCGTCGCGGGGAGCGTTGTCGGCGCGGTTCTGAGCATCGCTGGGGGTTACGCGATAACGAAGCTGATAGTCGGGGACGTTGGCGCCATGCTCACCGCGACCACGGCGGTGTTTGCAGCCGAGGGGTTCCTGTTTGGCGTCTTCACAGCCGTCATAAGCGGCCTCTATCCAGCGTGGAGGGCGGCAAACCTCGAGCCAATCGAGGCCTTGAGGTACGAGTAG
- a CDS encoding ABC transporter ATP-binding protein — translation MTVVVFENVSKVYRTKYYEVRALDRINLEVEKGEFLAVMGPSGSGKSTMLNLIGCLDKPTEGEIYINGVAVSGLSDNELTDLRRETIGFIFQQFNLIPTLSAEENIELPMIFRGTPAAERKRKAEKLLSLVGLEDVADRKPFEMSGGQQQRVAIARALANDPEILLCDEPTGNLDSKTGRQIMEILRKLNEEGVTVILVTHDESLKGYADRVVRLRDGRIVDVSAAGS, via the coding sequence ATGACGGTCGTGGTCTTTGAGAACGTCAGCAAGGTTTACCGGACGAAGTACTACGAGGTGAGGGCATTAGACCGGATAAACCTCGAGGTGGAGAAAGGGGAGTTCCTCGCTGTGATGGGCCCCTCCGGGAGCGGCAAGTCCACGATGCTTAACCTGATCGGCTGCCTGGACAAGCCCACGGAGGGGGAGATCTACATAAACGGGGTAGCCGTTTCGGGGCTTAGCGACAACGAGCTCACCGACCTGAGGAGGGAGACGATCGGATTTATATTCCAGCAGTTCAACCTGATCCCCACCCTCTCCGCGGAGGAGAACATTGAGCTCCCCATGATCTTCCGGGGGACTCCTGCTGCGGAGAGGAAGAGGAAAGCCGAGAAGCTGCTGAGCCTCGTGGGGCTTGAGGATGTGGCCGACAGAAAGCCATTCGAGATGTCGGGCGGGCAGCAGCAGAGGGTCGCGATAGCGAGAGCCCTCGCAAACGATCCTGAGATTCTGCTCTGCGATGAGCCAACAGGAAACCTCGACTCGAAGACGGGGAGGCAGATAATGGAGATCCTGCGAAAGCTGAATGAGGAGGGGGTGACGGTCATACTCGTCACCCACGATGAGTCACTCAAAGGCTATGCTGACAGGGTCGTCAGGCTTAGGGACGGGAGGATAGTGGATGTATCTGCAGCTGGCAGTTAG